From the genome of Proteus vulgaris, one region includes:
- a CDS encoding RHS repeat domain-containing protein codes for MSNQQLYTRTPTVVVHDNHGSTIREINYCRHPDTSNQTDERIIRHHYHVRGYLERSIDARLYEAQQSDSSIQPNIQQTISLGGALSLSQCVDNGNNFNLNDIEGTVAQQINAQGTVITYEYSKPEFVRNLEKVKEGSKVKQLLKWANSDEISVNNNRVGKCIAHYDTAGKKEFKTFSLLGKNTYFIRKFHFGNDIHWEEGSYDMNQVEHAENYKTMLTHDATGAVLKETDAKGHQRRIVYDIAGFVKQSWLTLKGKSEQEVLCSLTYSAAGQKLREEHGNGLVTTYEYEAETQRLLQVKTERPQGHALGAKIMQDLRYEYDPVGNIIVLKNDAEATRYWRNQKVVPENRYVYDSLYQLVSATGRESANQQTPASMQSQPVTIFAKDAQSYTNYTRLYTYDRGGNLTQIRHNSPTAQQSFTQDIIVSHKTNRALLKSQCADPQNVDSYFDESGNLTKLLNGDTLFWNNCNELEATNGKIENGSIYEGETYQYDSEGQRATKLRGRKQGSSDKLEKVLTHYLSNIDVWEFGEYPTREKYDVVHIQVGTSAKVRALCWEIGSPQGIENNSLRYSYDDGIGNSGLETDGKGQLISYEEYYPYGGTAIWSSENAVEADYKTIRYSGKEKDSTGLYYYGHRYYQPWLGRWLSADPAGTVDGLNLYRMVRNNPVTMHDPDGRMPIPPAPPAPPMAPPAPPMMGGAPLPPPVPDGMQAISKPRKTWGDPLKNANSTALSDQQGGNYPYYTGFFRTLYVSKIKHYNDISNIKMFVDEWQGINEKSQRQLIKENINEQKVLYLQNKLNKMEEEWPKYVKTHEKTTYRGDGLSISETYPWFKDFVDEVKNKEKAVLKQVNIPVSAVSIMSTATTPKSGYVSNANVMWHFNLEPENLGVSMPVYKGEDEVTFPVYNKMKITSLQYLPEGSSYMNNPEKFGSSHRYIINANMLPRG; via the coding sequence ATGTCAAATCAACAATTATATACACGAACACCCACTGTGGTGGTTCATGACAATCATGGATCAACAATCCGTGAAATTAACTATTGTCGTCATCCAGATACAAGTAACCAAACCGATGAGCGTATTATCCGTCATCACTATCATGTTCGTGGTTACTTAGAGCGCAGTATTGATGCTAGATTGTATGAAGCACAGCAATCAGACTCCTCTATTCAACCCAATATTCAGCAAACAATTAGTTTAGGTGGTGCATTATCGCTTTCACAATGTGTTGATAATGGAAATAACTTTAATCTAAATGATATTGAAGGCACTGTTGCACAGCAGATTAATGCCCAAGGTACTGTGATTACATATGAATATAGTAAACCTGAGTTTGTGCGTAATTTAGAAAAAGTTAAGGAAGGTAGTAAGGTAAAACAACTGCTGAAATGGGCAAATAGCGACGAAATATCAGTTAATAATAATCGTGTAGGAAAATGTATTGCTCATTATGACACTGCGGGTAAAAAAGAATTTAAGACGTTTTCTTTATTAGGAAAAAATACCTATTTCATCAGAAAATTTCACTTTGGTAATGATATACATTGGGAGGAAGGCAGTTACGATATGAATCAAGTGGAGCATGCGGAGAATTATAAAACTATGCTCACTCATGATGCCACAGGGGCTGTATTAAAAGAAACAGATGCTAAAGGTCATCAACGCCGTATTGTCTATGATATTGCTGGTTTTGTTAAACAATCGTGGCTAACCTTAAAAGGAAAATCAGAACAAGAGGTTTTATGTTCACTCACCTATTCGGCGGCAGGGCAAAAATTACGCGAAGAGCACGGTAATGGACTAGTGACCACTTATGAATATGAAGCAGAAACACAGCGTTTACTACAGGTCAAAACAGAACGTCCTCAAGGTCATGCTTTAGGGGCGAAGATCATGCAAGATCTGCGTTATGAGTATGATCCTGTGGGGAATATTATTGTACTAAAAAACGACGCTGAAGCGACTCGCTATTGGCGTAATCAGAAAGTGGTACCTGAAAATCGTTATGTTTATGACTCTCTGTATCAATTAGTCAGTGCTACTGGTCGAGAATCCGCCAATCAGCAAACACCTGCTTCGATGCAATCCCAACCAGTGACAATATTCGCTAAAGATGCGCAAAGTTATACTAATTACACCCGCTTATACACTTACGATCGTGGTGGTAATTTAACGCAAATTCGTCACAACTCCCCGACGGCACAACAAAGTTTTACTCAAGATATTATTGTTTCTCATAAAACCAATCGTGCTTTATTGAAATCTCAATGTGCAGATCCACAAAATGTGGATAGCTATTTTGATGAGAGTGGTAATTTAACCAAACTACTGAATGGCGATACGCTATTTTGGAATAATTGTAATGAATTAGAAGCCACAAATGGAAAAATAGAAAACGGATCAATTTATGAGGGGGAAACTTATCAATATGATAGTGAAGGCCAGCGAGCCACTAAACTAAGAGGACGTAAGCAAGGTTCGTCTGATAAGTTGGAGAAAGTGCTTACTCATTACTTATCTAATATTGATGTTTGGGAGTTTGGTGAATATCCGACAAGAGAAAAATATGATGTCGTCCATATTCAGGTAGGCACTAGTGCAAAAGTCAGAGCATTATGTTGGGAAATCGGATCACCGCAAGGCATTGAAAATAATTCATTGCGTTATAGCTATGATGATGGCATTGGTAACAGCGGATTAGAAACTGATGGTAAAGGGCAATTAATCAGTTATGAAGAGTATTACCCTTATGGAGGCACTGCAATTTGGTCTAGCGAAAATGCGGTAGAAGCTGACTACAAAACGATCCGTTATTCAGGGAAAGAGAAAGATTCCACCGGACTTTATTACTACGGCCACCGTTATTATCAACCTTGGCTTGGTCGTTGGTTAAGTGCTGATCCCGCAGGTACGGTTGATGGGCTTAATTTATACCGAATGGTGCGTAATAACCCTGTGACTATGCATGATCCTGATGGGCGAATGCCAATTCCACCAGCACCGCCAGCACCGCCTATGGCACCACCAGCACCGCCTATGATGGGGGGAGCACCATTGCCACCACCAGTACCTGATGGTATGCAGGCAATATCAAAACCACGGAAAACTTGGGGTGATCCATTAAAGAATGCTAATAGTACGGCATTATCGGATCAGCAAGGAGGAAATTATCCATACTATACGGGATTTTTTAGAACTTTATATGTCTCTAAAATTAAACATTATAACGATATTTCTAATATAAAAATGTTTGTTGATGAATGGCAAGGTATTAATGAAAAATCTCAACGTCAATTAATAAAGGAAAATATTAATGAACAGAAAGTATTATATCTACAAAATAAATTAAATAAAATGGAAGAAGAATGGCCTAAATATGTTAAGACTCATGAGAAAACAACATATCGAGGTGATGGATTATCGATTAGTGAAACTTACCCGTGGTTTAAGGATTTTGTAGATGAAGTTAAAAACAAGGAGAAAGCAGTATTAAAGCAAGTAAATATTCCTGTTTCTGCTGTTTCTATAATGTCTACTGCAACTACACCGAAGTCAGGTTATGTTTCTAACGCAAATGTTATGTGGCATTTTAATCTTGAACCCGAAAATCTAGGTGTTTCTATGCCTGTCTATAAAGGTGAGGATGAAGTGACATTCCCTGTTTATAACAAGATGAAAATTACTTCATTGCAATATTTACCAGAAGGAAGTTCTTATATGAATAATCCAGAGAAGTTTGGTTCGTCTCATCGCTATATTATTAATGCTAATATGCTTCCAAGAGGCTAA
- the lysC gene encoding Rz1-like lysis system protein LysC has translation MLYDKNYGRFWLKRLVLMSLYLMLLSGCNRTPSIVVKAPDKFVPSHLLQPCSAPFFNVQVWGDYPDYVARLILVLEKCNTDKKAIAEILALKNQRSSNELDAKKKIN, from the coding sequence ATGTTATACGACAAGAATTACGGCAGATTTTGGCTCAAACGCCTTGTGCTAATGAGTCTGTACCTGATGCTGTTATCCGGTTGCAACAGAACACCCTCAATCGTCGTTAAAGCGCCGGATAAATTTGTTCCTTCACATTTGTTACAGCCGTGCTCTGCACCCTTCTTTAATGTGCAAGTGTGGGGAGATTACCCTGATTATGTGGCCCGTTTAATATTGGTTTTAGAAAAATGTAATACCGATAAAAAAGCTATTGCCGAAATTTTAGCTTTAAAAAATCAGCGTAGTAGTAACGAATTGGATGCTAAAAAGAAAATCAACTAA
- a CDS encoding DUF2570 family protein, which translates to MNISTFLRLGVKGGVAIIIVLTLLVIRYQYKQINRLSEQNSQLEYQQRTLQSQLIQWHEQAEQVSEALMHQQKEQQFLEEENHVIRQELRQILAQTPCANESVPDAVIRLQQNTLNRR; encoded by the coding sequence ATGAATATAAGCACTTTTTTACGTTTAGGTGTTAAAGGTGGAGTGGCAATTATTATTGTTCTCACTCTGCTGGTTATTCGTTATCAATATAAGCAAATCAATCGACTATCAGAACAAAACAGCCAGCTTGAATATCAACAACGCACATTGCAATCACAATTAATTCAATGGCATGAGCAAGCTGAGCAAGTGTCTGAAGCATTAATGCACCAACAAAAGGAGCAACAATTTTTAGAGGAAGAAAATCATGTTATACGACAAGAATTACGGCAGATTTTGGCTCAAACGCCTTGTGCTAATGAGTCTGTACCTGATGCTGTTATCCGGTTGCAACAGAACACCCTCAATCGTCGTTAA
- a CDS encoding M15 family metallopeptidase produces the protein MSIYTLSQRSQKNLEGVDQDLVQVVNLALTFSEYDFVVIEGVRSLARQKELMKEGKSKTLNSRHLTGHAVDIVPLVNGEIPWQDWSAFESVSKAMKKAAYQLNARINWGGDWVSFRDGPHYELCRETYP, from the coding sequence ATGAGCATATATACATTGAGTCAGCGTAGCCAAAAAAACCTAGAAGGTGTGGATCAGGATTTAGTCCAAGTGGTTAATTTGGCACTGACATTTAGTGAATATGACTTTGTCGTTATTGAAGGGGTACGTTCATTAGCTCGACAAAAAGAGCTAATGAAGGAAGGTAAAAGCAAAACACTCAATAGTCGCCATTTAACAGGTCATGCCGTTGATATTGTGCCCTTAGTGAATGGAGAGATCCCTTGGCAAGATTGGTCAGCATTCGAGTCGGTATCAAAAGCGATGAAAAAAGCTGCTTATCAATTGAATGCTCGAATTAATTGGGGGGGGGATTGGGTTTCATTTCGTGATGGCCCTCATTACGAACTTTGTCGAGAGACATATCCATGA
- a CDS encoding phage holin family protein has protein sequence MLVAIPSESDALAWMIIGGFSAWGGIVRYLMEIRQKQIKWSWCGITSQIVISVFTGLLGGLLSFESGASRYMSYMIAGLFGSMGSTTLIWLWNRIFGVNNLKEPK, from the coding sequence ATGCTAGTTGCGATCCCATCAGAAAGCGATGCACTGGCTTGGATGATAATCGGTGGATTTTCAGCCTGGGGAGGTATCGTGAGGTATTTAATGGAAATTAGGCAAAAACAAATTAAGTGGTCTTGGTGTGGTATCACCAGCCAAATAGTGATCTCTGTTTTTACGGGATTATTAGGCGGATTATTAAGTTTTGAAAGTGGGGCAAGTCGTTATATGTCTTACATGATTGCAGGGCTTTTTGGCTCGATGGGTAGCACAACTTTAATTTGGTTGTGGAACCGGATTTTTGGTGTGAATAACCTTAAGGAGCCTAAATGA
- a CDS encoding SpvB/TcaC N-terminal domain-containing protein, with product MQNSETLTFDAPNLPKGGGAVTGLTGNMGAVGPDGAATFNLPLPISQGRGYAPSLGLTYQNQAGNGAFGFGWSVGTMSIRRRTSKGVPSYTQQDEFVGPDGEVIVPIINKKGEIETAQRNTLLGIKLAHQYQVTTYRSRIEKSFSRFECWSLNEANTSANIPKQFWVMLSANGEVHLFGYETTAQIVDSQNSAHIAQWNLNASVSAMGEQIEYHYRAEDEQGCDKQEIQSHKNANTQRYLEKVYYGNPVGERALSCTKIDNTLPKNALFTLVFDYGERSSALASYPQWQSNSSWTLRQDCFSLFHYGFEVRTRRLCRQVLMYHRIESLEKQTALTETPELVARLTLTYAESGASSILVSAQQSAFNDNKDTQSLVTLPPVKFDWQQVGTTKQAQWQSLDELASFTPQQPYQYVDLFGEGLAGVLYQDHGAWWYRAPIRKEDKQNPNAITWDNPKKLPVIPSLRGSAMLTDVTGDGKLEWLVTQGDVNGYYTQDDTKAENWLNFVPLDAIPVEYFHPRAEITSLTGSGFADLALIGPRSIRLYAGSVRGWKESKEIMQAEGVILPIKNINRRALVAFSDVLGSGQQHLIKVDYQGVTCWVHLGEGKFSTPITIAGFSADRLKFNPNQLYLADLDGSGTTDIIYIQSTHLEVYFNQSGNQFVRGDDIPLPKGMRFDNQSQLQVADIQGLGIASILLTKSYPTPQHWVLSLQNNKPWLLTSINNNMGLIQNLHYRSSAQYGLDEKLAQQQSKNKVVSHLPFPLHTLWKIETVDEITQSQLTQLFNYRYGVWDGKEKEFRGFGCVEATNAESFKSEENTTNKTPSALTRQWFSTGKSIVDAQLYNEFWQGDSVAFPHFSPRFTQGEGSAEKICDNTVRQEQAYWLERGLQGQLLRKEVYGLDSSVVSNVPYAVTEQRAQVRLIETQGRSPVVMPSVVESRQYHYERIATDPACHQQIILEQDSYGFISKTVSIDYPRRVKGTENPYQHYESLPETLWGSSYDEQQHTLRLGLSRQTCHHINHPEKQVYQLGVTATSRQDIWTYGVEKQPKDGLSIEALLATDNLLTQKSASVFVGQQQLAYLNASSNATFAEPDFPARLASSETAELDEEIAKAISQPYPHLKLDEVMENAGYQQKVYLFADVPEKGKKLWVKSLLGIKTYGSLAQFYKPLVYKKTALSCDYTLLWDKQFCVLMGKESPLNTQDFHLTYDWRFLSPNSITDENKNIHQVTFDGFGRVTTTRFSGRENDRQSGYSDKTCIMPTTINGALALTSTLPIATGFVYVTDSWMSTSAKLPPHALQIMTDRYDSDPQQQIRQQIAFSDGFGRLLQTSVRVETGEAFLRSETGMLVMSGEQHVQVKNAPIRWAISGETEYDNKGNIKRVYQPYFLNDWRYINNSSAQSNRFADTHYYDALGRLYQVNTAKNYQRNTIVTPWFVAQEDENDTLM from the coding sequence ATGCAAAATTCAGAGACATTGACCTTTGATGCGCCGAATTTACCGAAAGGTGGTGGGGCTGTCACAGGATTAACGGGCAACATGGGTGCTGTTGGCCCTGATGGTGCAGCCACTTTTAACTTACCATTACCGATTAGCCAAGGTCGTGGTTATGCCCCTTCTTTAGGTTTAACGTATCAAAATCAAGCGGGCAATGGTGCGTTTGGTTTTGGCTGGTCTGTCGGTACGATGTCGATTCGCCGTCGTACATCAAAAGGTGTGCCATCGTACACTCAACAAGATGAGTTTGTTGGGCCAGATGGTGAAGTGATTGTACCGATTATCAATAAGAAAGGTGAAATTGAAACGGCACAACGTAATACATTATTAGGCATAAAACTTGCACATCAATACCAAGTCACAACTTATCGTTCTCGTATTGAAAAAAGCTTTAGTCGTTTTGAGTGTTGGTCATTAAATGAGGCTAATACTTCTGCCAATATACCAAAACAATTTTGGGTGATGTTGAGTGCAAATGGTGAGGTTCATTTATTCGGTTATGAAACCACAGCACAGATTGTGGATAGCCAAAACAGCGCACATATTGCGCAATGGAACCTCAATGCTTCGGTTTCAGCGATGGGTGAGCAAATTGAATATCACTATCGCGCTGAAGATGAACAAGGCTGTGATAAACAAGAAATTCAATCACATAAAAATGCCAATACACAACGCTATTTAGAGAAGGTGTATTATGGCAACCCTGTGGGAGAGCGCGCGCTTTCATGTACTAAAATTGATAACACATTACCTAAAAATGCTTTATTTACTTTGGTGTTTGATTATGGTGAGCGTAGCAGTGCATTAGCCTCTTATCCTCAATGGCAGAGCAATTCATCCTGGACACTGCGTCAAGACTGTTTTTCGCTTTTCCATTACGGTTTTGAAGTCCGTACTCGCCGTTTATGTCGCCAAGTGCTGATGTATCACCGTATTGAAAGCTTAGAAAAACAAACAGCACTGACAGAAACACCAGAATTAGTCGCTAGATTAACACTGACTTATGCCGAGTCTGGAGCTAGTTCGATATTAGTTTCTGCACAACAATCGGCGTTTAACGACAATAAAGATACACAATCGTTAGTGACATTGCCTCCTGTAAAATTTGATTGGCAACAGGTTGGTACGACAAAACAAGCTCAGTGGCAATCATTGGATGAGCTTGCTTCTTTTACACCACAACAGCCTTATCAGTATGTTGATTTATTTGGGGAAGGGCTTGCTGGGGTGTTGTATCAAGACCATGGTGCTTGGTGGTATCGCGCACCGATTAGAAAAGAAGATAAGCAAAATCCTAATGCTATAACATGGGATAACCCTAAAAAACTCCCTGTTATTCCATCACTACGAGGTTCAGCTATGCTGACAGACGTTACAGGTGATGGGAAATTAGAATGGCTAGTCACACAAGGTGATGTAAACGGTTATTACACTCAGGATGATACTAAAGCCGAGAATTGGCTTAATTTTGTGCCACTTGATGCCATACCTGTGGAATATTTTCACCCTAGAGCTGAAATTACCTCATTAACAGGCAGTGGTTTTGCTGATCTTGCCTTGATTGGTCCTCGTAGTATTCGTCTTTATGCTGGCTCAGTTCGAGGTTGGAAAGAAAGTAAAGAGATAATGCAGGCTGAAGGTGTGATCTTGCCGATTAAGAATATCAATCGTCGTGCTTTAGTCGCATTTAGTGACGTATTGGGTTCTGGTCAACAACATCTAATTAAAGTGGATTATCAAGGAGTAACCTGTTGGGTACATCTCGGTGAGGGTAAATTTAGCACACCAATCACTATTGCGGGATTTTCGGCAGATCGTCTTAAATTTAATCCTAACCAACTCTATTTAGCTGATTTAGATGGCAGTGGTACAACTGACATCATTTATATCCAATCTACTCATTTAGAAGTTTATTTTAATCAAAGTGGTAATCAATTTGTACGTGGTGATGATATCCCATTACCTAAAGGTATGCGTTTTGATAACCAGAGCCAACTGCAAGTGGCGGATATTCAAGGTTTAGGTATTGCCAGTATTTTGCTGACAAAATCTTATCCAACACCGCAACATTGGGTGCTTTCTTTACAAAATAACAAACCGTGGTTATTAACCTCGATTAATAACAATATGGGGCTGATCCAAAACTTGCACTATCGTAGTTCTGCTCAATATGGATTGGACGAAAAATTAGCTCAGCAGCAAAGTAAGAATAAAGTGGTGAGTCATTTACCTTTTCCTCTGCATACGCTTTGGAAAATTGAAACGGTTGATGAAATTACACAAAGCCAGTTAACACAGCTTTTCAATTATCGTTATGGTGTCTGGGATGGTAAAGAAAAAGAATTTCGTGGTTTTGGCTGTGTTGAAGCCACAAATGCGGAGTCTTTTAAAAGTGAAGAAAATACAACGAATAAAACGCCAAGTGCGTTAACCCGTCAATGGTTTTCAACCGGTAAATCCATTGTTGATGCTCAGCTTTATAATGAGTTTTGGCAAGGTGACAGTGTGGCATTTCCTCATTTCTCACCGCGTTTTACACAAGGTGAAGGAAGTGCTGAAAAGATCTGTGATAACACAGTACGTCAAGAACAAGCCTATTGGCTTGAGCGTGGATTGCAAGGCCAATTACTTCGAAAAGAGGTCTATGGGCTAGACAGTTCTGTTGTTTCCAATGTGCCTTATGCTGTCACAGAACAACGAGCGCAGGTACGTCTAATTGAAACGCAAGGGCGCTCGCCTGTGGTGATGCCTTCGGTGGTGGAAAGCCGTCAATATCACTATGAGCGTATTGCGACTGATCCTGCTTGTCATCAACAAATCATCTTAGAACAAGATAGTTATGGTTTTATTTCTAAAACAGTTTCTATTGATTATCCAAGACGAGTTAAAGGCACAGAAAATCCTTATCAACATTATGAAAGCCTGCCAGAAACTTTATGGGGATCCAGTTATGATGAGCAACAACATACGCTGCGCTTAGGTTTATCACGTCAAACTTGCCATCATATTAATCATCCTGAAAAGCAGGTTTATCAACTAGGTGTTACAGCAACAAGTCGCCAAGATATCTGGACATATGGCGTAGAAAAACAGCCTAAAGATGGTTTAAGTATCGAAGCATTATTAGCAACTGATAATTTGCTCACACAAAAATCGGCATCCGTATTTGTAGGACAACAGCAACTTGCTTACCTGAATGCGAGCAGTAACGCCACATTTGCAGAACCTGATTTCCCTGCGCGTTTAGCCTCTAGCGAAACGGCCGAACTCGATGAAGAAATCGCAAAAGCTATTTCACAACCTTATCCACATTTAAAACTGGATGAAGTCATGGAAAATGCGGGTTATCAGCAAAAAGTGTATTTATTTGCTGATGTTCCAGAAAAAGGCAAAAAACTGTGGGTGAAATCGTTATTAGGTATCAAAACCTACGGTTCATTAGCGCAATTCTATAAACCACTCGTGTACAAGAAAACAGCACTCTCTTGTGATTACACTTTGCTATGGGATAAACAATTCTGTGTTTTGATGGGTAAAGAGTCTCCTTTAAATACACAAGATTTCCATCTTACTTATGATTGGCGTTTTTTATCACCTAACTCTATTACTGATGAAAATAAAAATATTCATCAAGTAACCTTTGATGGTTTTGGCCGAGTGACAACAACACGTTTTTCGGGGCGTGAAAACGATAGACAAAGTGGCTATAGCGATAAAACGTGCATCATGCCAACAACCATTAATGGGGCTTTGGCGCTAACATCAACGCTGCCTATTGCCACTGGTTTTGTGTATGTGACAGACAGTTGGATGTCAACATCTGCAAAATTGCCTCCTCATGCATTGCAAATCATGACTGATCGTTATGACAGCGATCCACAACAACAAATCCGCCAACAAATCGCGTTTAGTGATGGTTTTGGTCGCTTATTACAAACTTCCGTGAGAGTTGAAACGGGAGAGGCTTTCTTGCGCAGCGAAACGGGTATGTTGGTGATGAGTGGAGAGCAACACGTCCAAGTTAAAAATGCACCGATAAGATGGGCTATTTCGGGTGAAACAGAATATGACAATAAAGGAAATATAAAGCGAGTTTATCAGCCTTATTTTCTCAATGATTGGCGTTATATCAACAATAGCTCTGCACAATCGAATCGGTTTGCGGATACCCATTATTACGATGCATTAGGTCGCTTATATCAAGTGAACACAGCAAAGAACTATCAACGTAATACGATAGTAACGCCTTGGTTTGTGGCTCAGGAAGATGAAAATGACACCTTAATGTAA